Within Ischnura elegans chromosome 6, ioIscEleg1.1, whole genome shotgun sequence, the genomic segment ACAGATACCAATAATGATACCAAGCCAAGCTTTGAATGCATGCAAGCTCATTACTGTGGAATTCCAAAACCCAGACTAATATGACTGAAGGGAGTATGGATTTGTGAAATATGTATCGAGGTTATCAAGAAAGgagtgaaaataagaaaaagtacGAGTGTTTATGCATTATTACTAcattgaacatttatttattgcatacaAATACAAAAAGACTACAAATTACACTTCAGCTCTTCAGTAGGTGCTATAGTATTTAACATGGGGGGATTTGCTGCTCCGCTAGGGTTTCGGGTTACAGGTGCCATAGTTTGCAGCACTCTACCGCACTAAAAAGAATGGTGGCCTTATAATTAACCAAATGGCATAGACAACATTGCCCTCTAGGACACTTCCACTAGGTCTGGATCGCAGAGGGATAAGGGCCAAACTCCCGAACTTAGAAGCGTTTTTACAAAGAGGAACGAGatatttgatgtattttccatactttgaaaagaaaactttatttcatttatttctccatttttttacgaataagaTAATATTAGTCTGAGTAATACATAAATACTTTTACTGCTCAGAGCAGCAAGGTTGTACTGAGTGGTGTGGCTAAAATTCTAACCCCTCAAATTGTTTGGGAGATACCATCTTAAGTCTAACCATTTCCAAAAATCTCAACCCATATTTTTCTAGTTTGGAAGAGAAGTGGAAGCTCACTATtacatttttgcacaatttgtccATGGTGAAAGTTCACTAAAATTTTACTCACCATCAACAggataaatgttaaaaaaatggcccgccactttttggacatttttgttCACTGGTCTTTCATAATTACTTAAGGACTCTTCCTTGGAATTTAAATGCAGATAAACTTGAATGTTAAAATAGACTATTCCTTCTTCGAACTCCAACTTCGAGCTGGTAAATACCAATGAAAACACTTTGGACTGATGTAATCCTGTATGATAATAAAGAAATTGTTAGcaattattgcatagaaaattattggaaattattAGTAAATCTAGTAGACTCATGAAAAATGTAAGCTATCTATCAAAGAGCAGACTAAAGATAATCCGAATCAAATCAAGAGTAATTAGTGAAACTGTGAACAACTAGCTTTTTTCAAGACATAACTctcacttaaaatgattatttgaaaAAGATACAATCAAAACAGTTACCACAGAACACAGAAgatgaaaatgttaaatatgaCAGGATCATAGTCCAGTCATGAAAAATTAgctaaattgttaaataaataaggcGTGATAATTTTCCCACAAGGTATTAAACTTGATGTGATAATcctaagaaaattaataaaaaataatttatatgatataatatttaaagCTTATTACAAAGGAAAAGGATTTAGTTGGTATTCATTTTATTATGATCAAACTAGGGAGTGTTTGAGTACCTGAAAAAAGAGAGAAGTCCAAAAGTCCTTCAATTTGATAGTACTTCGTAATCAGATCCTCTTGCGATGACATTGAAGGATCACTATTTTTCCATTCGTAGTACAACATACTCCTCCCAGGGATTTTGCTTACATACAACCAGCACTCATTGCAATTGGGGAGAGGAAGGTCTTCATCATTCACAATGACCTTTAATTCAATATTCCCTATATGAAAATTTAAGTCTACATCACTTAAATGGCCTTCCTTATAGACAGTCAGGAAAAATTTGCAGTCCGACAGTATACTCCGTAGGTTTTCATCCTTTACTTCAGTTGACTTGCTTCTCCCTACGGATGGCTTAGATGGCTTCTTGAGAACACCACTTAATTTATTCAGCTGCTCACTTAGAAAAGAGAGTATACCTTGAGGTTTCTCTTCTAAGGGAAGATTTATTTCTTCTCTCCTCTCATCCGAAAGCCTTTGTGGAACAGTGAGCTTCACCCTGGGCATATTTACCGAGCAATTTCACATTTATAATGAAACAACCTCTAAATGATGAAGAGACTCCCgtagattttttaattatgtttagAATAATCACATTTAAGACACTTATAGAATCGTAAAATCACATAAACTCGACTCCGCTATTATTCTAGGCGCCGACAGACAAACAAAACAACCCAAGGTCCCCAATGGTCCCCAATCACGGATGACAGCCTTCAAGTCCTTCAAGTATTGTTTTGTTTTGTAATGCGCAACTTCAACGCTTGTTGCCCTTGTACCTTGTTGCCGTTTGCCCAGTTTGCTACCATGCTAGAGTTTCGATACATCGACGTGGTTGAAATGGCTTTTATGAAGAAGTGAATGATGTTCAGTAAGAATGGCATTTCTTTGTCCAGTACGAATACGGAggggcaaaaaaaagaaaagtaagcTACTTATATGCTATGAATATTGATACAGAATGCTAGTGTATCAATGATAATGTAATCTGGTTGTTAACTGTAGAACATCATTTACTGTTATGTTTTACGGAAAAGAAGTATTCAATTCGAGGGTACCTTCTTGCTTTAACATAATTATCTTCTCTACATAATCGATCTTCCCACAATGGTTCAGCAATATCCTATCCTTCTAATGCTTATTTCGTTCCTAATTTAGTTCATGTCATTTTTGTGTTCTAATGAATTTGggctaaatttttaaatgcgatCTTTTTAGTGATACCCCTGTTATTAATAATCATATTTATGGCATCAGATTTCATAATTCATTCCCGTTTCCTTTTAAATTACTGTTATTTGACGTACTGAgtgaatgaaatggaaatgttTCAGGAGTGCTACTTAATCTTACTTATGTTTGCTTATGATGTGCTCATTTGCATTATATGCATTGTTCAAACCGAATTGCACGATGGATGACAGGTTGATTAGTCTTGAATTTTTAGCCCCCAACTCTTAATTTGTAGCCTTAGGAGAGggcgaaaatttattttcatggtcACGCATTCTTTCATCATTTTGTAATCCATACATCCCTTACAATATTtcttatttcactcaatcatgtGCCTTATAATCTATGttatttgttgttttatttggCTGGAGCAATAGCTTGAAAATCTCATGTCCTCCTCTTTcgcatgaatattcatttccccCATGATTATTGGACTAACTCATACGGAAAAATTTTAGGTGGAGATGGTGATTGCAAAGAATCCCCTGGCCGAGGGGGCAACGTTGGTGGGGGAGGAGTCGGTGGAGGTGGAGTGGGAGGAGTTGTTGGTGTTGGTGGCCCAGGAATGGGTAGAATAACTGGCAGTGCCTCCATCGAAACTCTGGTTAGAGTtggaattgagaaagaaaatggGCTCTCTCCAGATAGTAAAATGGTTGTACTTCATGACTTCACCCCTTGTGTCGATGATGAATTGGAAGTTAAAAGGGGCCATGTGAGTATCACCATGAACTGCATCATTTTGCCTACCATTTTAACTCACTAGTTAATATATTCTAGATGAATTAAAAATCTTGACCTGCATCCATTTTCATCTATACAAAGAATACTTTGTTTTGACCCCATATTTACCAGAATGAAAGTCTTTCTCACCTTAAAGTAATAGAaagttcaattaaaaataatattgttttctttgtttgCAATTACAGATAGTAAATGTTTTGTACCGAGAAAATGACTGGGTTTATGTGATAGCCGAGGATCGACAAGAAGGCTTCATACCCCATTCCTATTGTGCTCCCTTCGGGTCTCATGTGGGTGACCTAGCCCTCAGCAATGTTCGCAAAAAATTGCCTCGTGCTGAGAAGGGTGGTGACTCTGGGCCTTTGGAGGGCGATAATTCAATGGCAGAGCCGATAGGGGGTGGTAGTGGACCAGATGGAGGATCAGATGGTGAGAGCCATGGTGGAGGCCTTGTTGGGAAAAAGGGTGGGATACTGCCCCTTGGCCACCGCTTGCATCAAGTGAATCAGCACCAAGGTCAGCAGATGCGCAGCTCTCAGGGTTCCCTTCACAGTGCTTCATCGTCTCAGCCAGATATCCACCCATTTTTTAAGGTTGGTACTTTTGTCTCATTGCTTATGGGAAATGGAATATTCTCATATTATGGAAAAAAAGCCATGCTTACTGTTTGCCATGCGCAAGTCCCAGAATCACATCGTCATCTCTCATTTTTGGCAGTCTTTGAAAGTGGTTTATATTGATTTTACATTTGATGGTGTGCCCTAagtctctttttttaattttcataaaatgatgTACAATGGATCAAGGTGTTCCCGTTTCCTCATGCATTTATTGTTGAGCAGTGTCTGActgttaaaaaatatcttatgcTTTCCCGGCATATGCTGATAGTGAAGGCTGCTTGGGTGTTCCACTGGGTAATCTCTTCCATGgtagccatggaggagattattCAGTGGAGCATATAGGCAGCCTTCACTACCGCCTGACATGATTGTTTTGATTGGTACCTACACAAAGCATCTCAAACCAGTTTGGTATGTTGAACCAACaagaataaaaactttgtaatctTCGACCGTATGATTCATTTCATGATAATGTTTGTATTGAATAGTCTAACTCTCTTAGTAAGAACAGTGAGCAATTTATGGAACGCATTCCTTAAGTAGCAAAACCTAGAAGATGT encodes:
- the LOC124160712 gene encoding SH3 domain-containing protein Dlish; the encoded protein is MAFLCPVRIRRGKKKKSGDGDCKESPGRGGNVGGGGVGGGGVGGVVGVGGPGMGRITGSASIETLVRVGIEKENGLSPDSKMVVLHDFTPCVDDELEVKRGHIVNVLYRENDWVYVIAEDRQEGFIPHSYCAPFGSHVGDLALSNVRKKLPRAEKGGDSGPLEGDNSMAEPIGGGSGPDGGSDGESHGGGLVGKKGGILPLGHRLHQVNQHQGQQMRSSQGSLHSASSSQPDIHPFFKDPSGRYIVLYTFIARDENDVSVERGEFVTVLNREDPDWYWVLRSDGQEGFVPSGFVYPADVIQGHLSQTNCQNQNNNFTSTNNNHHLNSPSSDDLRFHGTELVMLYDYKAQAPDDLSVRRGDWIYADLSNQTVDGWLWAYAPKTRKYGFIPKAYARPPAMTSL